The following proteins come from a genomic window of Nitrospirota bacterium:
- a CDS encoding tetratricopeptide repeat protein → MILILLLPHCATTQSQIESRQRGEAHYKLGVSFLNEGKTQQAFIEFQKAISLNPSDKESYNALGLIYEWNFERFDEAEKAYKKAISLDKNFSDAHNNLGVLYAKLKRWNEAIEEYKMALSNPLYSTPHLAYNNLGFALYSKGNPLDAINAYRAALKIQPDFDLAYYNLALSYIKLGMMKETISSLEMAVRITPDFLDAHYQLGIAYLKEDKKEPAYHSFKKVIELAPKSEQAISSQVYLELLGR, encoded by the coding sequence TTGATTTTGATTCTTCTTCTGCCACACTGCGCCACGACACAGAGTCAGATCGAAAGCAGACAGAGGGGAGAAGCACATTACAAGCTGGGCGTATCTTTCCTTAACGAAGGGAAAACCCAGCAGGCGTTCATCGAATTTCAGAAGGCAATATCACTCAATCCATCAGATAAGGAATCATATAATGCCCTCGGACTCATCTATGAATGGAATTTTGAGAGATTCGACGAGGCGGAAAAGGCATATAAAAAGGCTATAAGTCTTGATAAAAACTTTTCTGATGCACACAATAATCTCGGAGTCCTTTATGCAAAACTCAAGAGGTGGAATGAGGCTATAGAGGAATACAAAATGGCATTAAGTAATCCCCTTTACTCCACACCACACCTTGCATATAATAATCTTGGCTTTGCCCTTTACAGCAAAGGTAATCCCCTCGATGCAATAAATGCTTACAGAGCGGCATTAAAGATACAGCCTGATTTCGATCTTGCATATTATAACCTTGCCCTTTCTTACATAAAACTCGGCATGATGAAGGAGACGATCAGTTCTCTGGAGATGGCGGTAAGGATAACACCTGATTTTTTAGATGCCCATTATCAGCTCGGCATTGCATATCTGAAGGAAGATAAAAAAGAGCCTGCCTATCATTCCTTCAAGAAGGTTATAGAACTCGCTCCTAAAAGTGAGCAGGCAATATCCAGTCAGGTGTATCTTGAACTTTTAGGACGTTAG
- a CDS encoding helix-turn-helix domain-containing protein: MESLGTYLRKEREDRNKTLKDIANKTKINTRYLKAIEE, encoded by the coding sequence TTGGAGTCTCTTGGCACATACCTGCGTAAAGAGAGAGAAGATAGAAATAAGACCCTGAAGGATATAGCAAACAAGACGAAGATAAATACCCGCTATCTCAAGGCAATAGAAGAAGA
- a CDS encoding RodZ domain-containing protein, with the protein GGPLESLGTYLRKEREDRNKTLKDIANKTKINTRYLKAIEEDNYAYIGEEVFVKGFLRAYANALGIDGDDVIRRYKESIKGEDIPEEEDKPIPAQNFKDIRIRFIEEVKPEEGSIPIPAPQKYLPKVPLQQLYQQKKTIILIPLGIIIVIFILLFIFNIVGIISPEHKMMDQTTVVDTGAAKEVEKEPVTVPKDLILIISAIEDTWIAATIDGVEKKDVLLRSGDRVIWNAKKDFVLIIGNAGGVKITFNGKEIGTLGKSGEVRKLVLPKDKTHG; encoded by the coding sequence AAGGAGGTCCTTTGGAGTCTCTTGGCACATACCTGCGTAAAGAGAGAGAAGATAGAAATAAGACCCTGAAGGATATAGCAAACAAGACGAAGATAAATACCCGCTATCTCAAGGCAATAGAAGAAGACAATTATGCCTATATAGGTGAAGAGGTGTTTGTGAAGGGTTTTCTTCGTGCATACGCTAATGCACTCGGTATTGATGGGGATGATGTCATCCGAAGATATAAAGAATCAATAAAAGGAGAAGATATACCAGAGGAAGAAGATAAACCAATACCAGCACAGAATTTCAAAGATATAAGAATAAGATTTATCGAAGAAGTTAAACCGGAAGAAGGATCTATACCAATACCAGCACCACAAAAGTACCTGCCAAAAGTACCTTTACAGCAATTATACCAGCAGAAGAAGACCATAATACTGATACCCTTGGGTATTATAATTGTTATTTTTATACTGTTGTTTATCTTTAACATTGTCGGAATTATAAGTCCTGAACATAAAATGATGGATCAAACAACAGTAGTAGATACAGGCGCAGCGAAGGAGGTAGAGAAAGAACCTGTGACTGTCCCAAAAGACCTCATCCTTATCATCTCAGCGATAGAGGATACATGGATTGCAGCAACGATAGACGGTGTAGAGAAAAAGGATGTACTCTTAAGGAGTGGTGACAGAGTCATCTGGAATGCTAAAAAGGACTTTGTGTTGATCATTGGGAATGCAGGCGGGGTAAAGATAACATTCAACGGTAAAGAGATTGGGACACTTGGTAAAAGCGGAGAGGTGAGAAAACTTGTGCTTCCAAAGGATAAAACTCACGGATAA